A genomic window from Anthocerotibacter panamensis C109 includes:
- a CDS encoding amidohydrolase family protein: MGIKSWMSLALGLSVGTLPVLAQVAIQGETVYTMAGAPIQNGVVLVQGNKIQAVGPAATVSIPPGYRTFKAKVVTPGLVDAHATVGLSGINNIPQDQSQLEKSSPIQPELRAVDGYNAGEPLVAWVRSFGVTTVHTGHGPGALVSGQTMTVKTTGNTVAQALMQPVTMVAFTLGPQVSANFKSPGTRAKGVALLRETLLKAQAYLRKQQGDPATRPPEDLGMEILAQVLTGKLPALITAQSATEIVTALRLAEEFKFKLVLDGAAEAYLVVDELKKAGVPVIVHPTMVRPVGDTQNASLETAALLHQAGIPLALQSGYEAYVPKTRVVLFEAALAAANGLPFEAALASITSDAAKILGIDNRVGSLVVGKDADLVLFDGDPFEYTSHVCTVLIDGVVVNDHCR; this comes from the coding sequence GTGGGCATAAAGAGTTGGATGAGTCTGGCGTTGGGGCTGTCCGTGGGTACGCTTCCAGTCCTGGCTCAGGTCGCCATCCAGGGAGAGACGGTCTATACCATGGCTGGAGCCCCGATCCAAAACGGCGTTGTCCTCGTCCAAGGAAACAAAATTCAGGCTGTTGGCCCTGCCGCTACAGTCTCGATCCCACCGGGCTATCGGACCTTTAAGGCCAAAGTCGTCACCCCCGGTCTGGTGGATGCCCACGCCACTGTCGGCCTCTCCGGGATCAATAATATCCCTCAAGACCAGAGCCAGCTTGAGAAATCAAGCCCCATCCAACCCGAGTTGCGGGCTGTGGACGGCTACAACGCCGGTGAACCCCTCGTGGCTTGGGTGCGTAGTTTTGGGGTGACCACGGTGCATACCGGGCATGGGCCGGGGGCTCTGGTCAGCGGTCAGACGATGACCGTCAAGACCACCGGCAACACGGTAGCGCAGGCGCTGATGCAACCGGTGACCATGGTAGCTTTCACCCTGGGGCCGCAAGTGAGCGCTAATTTCAAGAGCCCCGGCACCCGTGCCAAGGGCGTAGCGCTCCTGCGCGAAACCTTGCTCAAGGCCCAAGCCTACCTCCGCAAGCAACAGGGTGACCCAGCAACCCGGCCTCCAGAGGATTTGGGGATGGAAATTTTGGCACAGGTCCTCACCGGTAAACTTCCGGCCCTAATCACCGCCCAGAGCGCAACCGAGATCGTGACAGCCCTGCGCTTAGCGGAAGAATTTAAGTTCAAACTGGTCCTCGATGGGGCCGCTGAAGCCTATTTGGTGGTGGACGAACTAAAAAAAGCCGGGGTGCCTGTAATCGTGCATCCCACGATGGTCCGTCCGGTCGGGGACACCCAAAATGCCAGTTTGGAAACCGCCGCCCTCCTGCACCAAGCCGGTATCCCCCTCGCCCTCCAAAGTGGCTACGAAGCCTATGTGCCCAAGACGCGGGTCGTCCTTTTTGAGGCTGCTCTGGCTGCCGCCAATGGACTCCCCTTTGAAGCTGCCCTCGCTTCGATAACCAGCGATGCTGCCAAGATCTTGGGCATCGACAACCGAGTGGGCTCCCTTGTGGTAGGTAAGGATGCTGACCTTGTCCTCTTTGACGGCGATCCCTTCGAGTACACCAGCCATGTCTGTACCGTGCTTATTGACGGAGTCGTCGTGAACGACCACTGCCGCTAA
- a CDS encoding ComEA family DNA-binding protein, with product MSLQKVLASLTLPLVILLSCAPVPAQSTIPAPVPATAPLTKSPKKLPKSTTVVVNVNTATLAELQQVKGIGAATANKIVAGRPYKSLDELTSKNALSAKQFEKFKAQLSIRAL from the coding sequence ATGTCCCTTCAAAAAGTTTTGGCAAGCCTGACCTTACCGCTCGTTATTCTACTCTCCTGCGCCCCTGTCCCGGCCCAGAGCACTATACCGGCTCCTGTTCCCGCGACTGCACCCCTTACAAAATCCCCCAAAAAGTTACCTAAATCTACAACCGTAGTCGTCAACGTCAACACAGCGACGCTTGCCGAACTACAGCAAGTAAAGGGCATTGGTGCTGCTACAGCTAACAAAATTGTGGCCGGTCGACCCTACAAGAGCCTGGACGAGTTGACCAGCAAAAACGCACTTTCTGCCAAACAATTTGAAAAATTTAAAGCTCAATTGTCCATAAGAGCCCTGTGA
- the lspA gene encoding signal peptidase II produces the protein MKNQALWVGAILVLALDRATKYWVMQTLPQGATVPLWPGVFHLTHVTNTGAAFSLLAGTGSTLLSWVSVVVSLGILGYGWLGPVLPAWERWGYGLILGGAMGNGLDRVLRGEVIDFLDLRLIQFPIFNGADIAINLGVACLLWANLRARQSSQA, from the coding sequence TTGAAGAATCAAGCGCTGTGGGTCGGGGCCATTCTGGTCTTGGCCCTTGACCGGGCCACGAAATACTGGGTGATGCAAACCCTCCCGCAAGGGGCTACCGTCCCCCTCTGGCCTGGGGTCTTTCACTTGACCCATGTGACCAATACCGGAGCAGCCTTCAGCTTGCTAGCCGGAACAGGGAGTACCCTTTTATCCTGGGTGTCGGTGGTGGTCAGCTTGGGCATCCTTGGCTACGGATGGTTAGGCCCTGTCCTGCCTGCTTGGGAGCGTTGGGGCTATGGGCTGATCTTGGGCGGGGCGATGGGCAATGGCCTGGACCGGGTCCTGCGCGGGGAGGTCATCGACTTTCTGGACTTGCGCTTGATTCAGTTCCCTATCTTTAATGGGGCGGATATTGCTATCAACCTAGGCGTCGCCTGTCTGTTGTGGGCCAACCTGCGCGCACGTCAGTCCTCCCAAGCTTAG
- a CDS encoding HAD family hydrolase, with product MNWLVVCGLDGALLGDDRALAQANEEFIKQRSNIILAYLTGRSLASVLALKQQVALLPADYLACDSGTSLYRRDGEKYVPMVAWMNLLNSDWKRERVEAIAHRFYLEEQPPQYQSPFKCSYYLAQERAKEILPQLHEAVEQINAHLIYKSGFLDILPTNSAELIDYLRAYLNVDEAKTIACGGVVTDDHFTQLAIKSVFVPETPAAEHRNGAGIYYAQAPYAQGVLEGLRYWGIL from the coding sequence ATGAACTGGCTGGTTGTATGTGGATTAGATGGAGCCCTGCTGGGAGATGACCGTGCCTTGGCTCAAGCCAATGAAGAATTCATTAAACAACGGTCTAACATAATTCTCGCTTATTTGACAGGCCGCTCCCTCGCCTCGGTCCTCGCCCTAAAGCAACAGGTCGCACTCCTCCCGGCGGATTATTTGGCCTGTGATAGCGGAACGAGCCTGTATCGTCGCGATGGGGAGAAATATGTCCCGATGGTGGCGTGGATGAACTTGCTCAACAGTGATTGGAAGCGCGAGCGGGTGGAGGCAATTGCCCACCGTTTTTATCTGGAGGAACAGCCCCCCCAGTACCAATCTCCTTTTAAGTGCAGCTATTACCTAGCTCAGGAGCGGGCCAAAGAAATCCTTCCCCAACTCCACGAGGCGGTGGAGCAGATCAACGCCCACCTCATCTACAAAAGCGGGTTTCTGGACATCCTGCCCACCAATAGCGCCGAACTGATCGATTATCTGCGTGCCTACTTGAACGTAGACGAAGCAAAAACCATTGCCTGTGGCGGGGTGGTCACCGACGACCACTTCACGCAGTTGGCGATCAAGAGTGTATTTGTCCCTGAGACTCCGGCTGCAGAGCACCGCAACGGAGCGGGTATCTACTATGCCCAGGCTCCCTATGCCCAGGGGGTCCTGGAGGGTCTGCGCTACTGGGGGATACTCTAA
- a CDS encoding Lin0512 family protein — MARQRLIIEMGMGIDQHGQEPTVACARAVRNAIAHNALLGVWEVAGLSDPDQMIVEVQVAVPYPEQVRAEEVLAVLPFGRKSLTVESGGMVVQGRAIPALQDRNDEMLIATAAVTVLVETD; from the coding sequence ATGGCACGACAGCGTTTGATTATCGAGATGGGGATGGGCATTGACCAGCATGGGCAGGAACCGACTGTAGCCTGCGCCCGCGCTGTGCGCAACGCCATCGCCCACAATGCCCTCCTCGGAGTCTGGGAAGTAGCCGGACTAAGCGATCCCGACCAGATGATTGTGGAGGTGCAAGTGGCGGTCCCCTATCCCGAACAGGTCCGCGCCGAAGAAGTCCTTGCGGTCCTACCTTTTGGTCGCAAAAGCCTGACGGTTGAGTCTGGAGGAATGGTGGTCCAAGGTCGAGCTATCCCTGCGCTCCAGGACCGCAACGACGAGATGCTGATTGCCACCGCCGCTGTAACGGTCCTGGTCGAAACCGATTGA
- the ylqF gene encoding ribosome biogenesis GTPase YlqF — protein sequence MTTPIQWFPGHIARARRQLQEQLKLVDLVFNVLDARIPQSSQHPDFAQLIGERERILVLNRADLVPVRALKAWEAALLHQYPAVVTTNAQSGAGIRELLKASQSAYQRVNERRRRRGMLPRAVRTAVIGFPNVGKSALINRLVGKRAVRSAAQPGVTRQLQWVRIAEEIELLDSPGILPIKFADQEAAIKLAICDDIGSLGYNIEQVAARAFDLLLPLIPERLEERYHFDPTPFTGEGWLAHQAQHRHHSLTQKAAEQLLQDFRRGHLGPVALEAPAPT from the coding sequence ATGACCACCCCGATCCAGTGGTTTCCGGGCCACATTGCCCGCGCCCGTCGTCAGCTTCAGGAGCAACTGAAGCTGGTGGATCTGGTCTTTAATGTCCTGGATGCCCGCATCCCCCAAAGTTCCCAACACCCCGACTTCGCCCAACTCATTGGCGAACGAGAGCGCATCCTCGTGCTCAATCGCGCCGATCTCGTGCCGGTGCGAGCACTCAAGGCATGGGAAGCTGCGCTTCTGCACCAGTACCCAGCAGTCGTGACCACCAACGCCCAGAGTGGAGCGGGGATCCGCGAATTGCTCAAGGCCAGCCAATCCGCCTACCAGCGCGTCAATGAGCGCCGCCGCAGGCGAGGGATGCTACCAAGGGCGGTCCGAACGGCGGTGATTGGCTTTCCGAACGTGGGCAAGTCAGCTTTGATCAATCGCTTGGTCGGGAAACGGGCGGTGCGTAGCGCAGCACAGCCGGGGGTGACCCGCCAACTGCAATGGGTGCGTATCGCTGAAGAAATCGAACTGCTCGACAGCCCCGGTATTCTCCCCATCAAGTTCGCGGACCAGGAGGCGGCTATCAAGCTTGCTATCTGTGACGACATCGGCTCCTTAGGCTACAACATCGAGCAGGTCGCCGCCCGCGCTTTTGACCTGCTCCTGCCCTTGATTCCCGAACGTCTGGAAGAGCGCTATCACTTCGACCCCACTCCCTTCACCGGAGAGGGTTGGCTCGCTCATCAGGCCCAGCACCGACACCATAGCCTCACCCAAAAAGCTGCGGAGCAACTGCTCCAGGATTTCCGCCGCGGACACCTCGGCCCGGTAGCCCTTGAAGCACCCGCCCCAACTTGA
- a CDS encoding ABC transporter ATP-binding protein has translation MQTSTSTPIPLGQTPQECAIAAQGLGKQYRTGFWLNKVIHSLKGCSLEVYRGETFGLLGPNGAGKTTLLKVLLGIAQPTTGTATLLGQPLGDRSTKARIGYLPENPYFYDYLTGVEVLAFTAQLFGLDRTVTRKRIPELLERVGLSQAAGGKQLRKYSKGMLQRIGFAQALINDPELVFLDEPMSGLDPMGRYQIRELILSLKHQGKTVFFNSHILSDVESICDRVGILAQGELMALGSLDELLGTSQTYHVHFRTPDLLPLKPYLSHVEAVAPTAAQPSWQGVLQGDSNVFAAELVRIGGVLLELKLQRPSLERFFVERVGSKAVSS, from the coding sequence ATGCAAACCTCAACATCCACACCTATCCCCCTTGGCCAGACTCCCCAGGAGTGCGCCATCGCGGCTCAGGGACTCGGGAAGCAGTACCGCACGGGATTTTGGCTCAATAAAGTCATTCATTCGCTCAAAGGCTGTTCGCTGGAGGTCTACCGGGGAGAGACTTTTGGTCTACTTGGCCCCAACGGAGCCGGGAAGACGACGCTGCTCAAGGTGTTGCTGGGCATTGCCCAACCGACTACGGGTACTGCTACCTTACTCGGCCAACCCCTCGGCGACCGCTCCACCAAGGCCCGCATCGGTTATCTGCCTGAAAATCCTTATTTCTACGATTACCTGACCGGAGTCGAGGTCCTCGCCTTTACTGCCCAACTCTTTGGCCTCGACCGTACGGTGACCCGCAAGCGCATCCCTGAGTTATTGGAGCGGGTGGGTCTCTCGCAGGCCGCAGGGGGTAAGCAGTTGCGCAAGTACTCCAAAGGTATGTTGCAGCGCATCGGCTTTGCACAGGCGCTCATCAATGACCCGGAACTGGTCTTTCTAGACGAACCGATGTCAGGTCTTGACCCCATGGGCCGCTATCAGATCCGCGAACTGATCCTCTCGCTCAAGCACCAGGGCAAAACTGTCTTTTTCAACAGCCATATCCTCTCCGACGTGGAGAGCATCTGTGACCGGGTCGGCATCCTTGCCCAAGGAGAGTTGATGGCGCTTGGGAGTCTGGACGAACTGCTCGGGACGAGTCAGACCTACCATGTCCACTTCCGCACCCCCGATCTCTTGCCGCTCAAGCCCTACTTGAGTCATGTGGAAGCTGTTGCCCCGACAGCAGCGCAACCGAGCTGGCAGGGCGTGCTCCAAGGGGATAGCAACGTCTTTGCCGCAGAACTGGTACGCATAGGAGGCGTGCTCCTAGAACTGAAGCTGCAACGCCCGAGTCTGGAGCGCTTTTTTGTAGAGCGGGTGGGGAGTAAAGCAGTCTCGTCCTAG
- a CDS encoding bifunctional pantoate--beta-alanine ligase/(d)CMP kinase, protein MKVITHPADLGALRDSPGPIGLVPTMGALHRGHYSLLARARRECATVVASIYVNPLQFGPQEDFNRYPRTLSEDVQLCEEAGVDYVFAPRQLTEQGCTLVVPPPALTNTLCGLHRPGHFVGVATVVLQLLHLVQPQRTYLGEKDAQQLAVIQKLTRDLYLPVGIIPCRTIRELDGLALSSRNRYLSAEERQEAPRIYKALLEAQAAFLAGQTDAQALQALITQQLGSLLTLDYVALVHPLTLQPVHAVIDPTLLAVAVRLGSTRLIDNIRLTHQKAPIIAIDGPAGSGKSTVAVQVARKLGFVHLDTGAMYRAVTWAALSRRIALTPLELTRLAHQLDLRLQTVPDALAGRPATRIWVEDTEVTDLIRTPLVNAQVSTVAAVEGVRQVLVQKQQMLGRKGGVVMEGRDIGTQVFPQADLKIFLTASPEVRAQRRQKDLTRPGTPPPALASLTLQIQQRDLQDSTRSASPLIQAPDALLLNTDALSVEEVTECICTWARYL, encoded by the coding sequence GTGAAAGTAATTACCCATCCCGCTGATCTGGGGGCCCTCCGGGATTCTCCGGGTCCAATTGGCTTGGTCCCGACTATGGGTGCCCTGCACCGTGGGCACTACAGTCTACTAGCTCGTGCCCGCCGCGAATGTGCCACTGTAGTGGCGAGTATCTATGTCAATCCGCTCCAATTTGGCCCGCAGGAGGACTTCAACCGCTACCCACGAACCCTCAGCGAGGATGTGCAGCTATGCGAAGAGGCGGGTGTGGACTATGTCTTTGCTCCGCGCCAACTGACCGAACAGGGCTGTACTCTGGTGGTCCCGCCGCCCGCCTTGACCAATACCCTATGCGGACTCCATCGCCCCGGTCACTTCGTTGGGGTCGCCACGGTGGTCCTACAACTGCTCCATCTAGTCCAGCCACAGCGGACCTATTTGGGCGAAAAGGACGCGCAACAATTGGCAGTGATCCAAAAGCTGACCCGAGACCTCTACCTCCCGGTGGGTATCATCCCCTGTAGAACCATCCGGGAATTGGACGGATTGGCGCTCAGTTCGCGCAACCGCTATCTAAGTGCTGAGGAACGCCAGGAAGCACCCCGGATCTACAAGGCGCTCCTAGAAGCTCAAGCTGCTTTTCTGGCAGGACAGACAGACGCTCAAGCCCTCCAAGCGCTCATCACACAACAACTAGGGTCCCTGCTCACCCTGGACTACGTCGCGCTGGTCCACCCCCTCACCCTCCAGCCGGTGCATGCGGTCATAGACCCGACCCTCCTGGCTGTGGCGGTACGCCTGGGGAGCACGCGCCTCATCGACAATATCCGGCTGACCCACCAAAAAGCACCCATCATCGCCATCGATGGTCCGGCGGGCTCAGGCAAGTCCACCGTAGCCGTACAGGTAGCCCGGAAGCTGGGTTTTGTGCACCTGGACACCGGGGCGATGTATCGCGCAGTGACCTGGGCTGCGCTCAGTCGTCGTATTGCCCTCACGCCCCTTGAACTGACCCGTCTTGCCCACCAACTCGACCTGCGCCTCCAGACTGTGCCTGATGCGCTAGCTGGCCGCCCTGCCACCCGCATTTGGGTCGAGGACACCGAGGTGACGGATTTGATCCGCACGCCGCTAGTCAACGCTCAGGTCTCGACTGTGGCGGCGGTCGAAGGAGTTCGTCAGGTTCTGGTTCAAAAACAACAGATGCTCGGGCGCAAAGGTGGGGTGGTCATGGAGGGCCGGGATATCGGCACCCAGGTTTTCCCGCAGGCGGATCTGAAAATTTTCCTCACGGCGAGTCCCGAAGTGCGGGCGCAGCGCCGCCAAAAAGACCTTACCCGCCCCGGAACTCCGCCTCCTGCCTTGGCGAGCCTCACCCTCCAAATCCAACAGCGCGATCTGCAAGACTCTACCCGCAGCGCCAGTCCCCTCATCCAAGCTCCCGACGCCCTGCTGCTCAACACGGATGCGCTCAGTGTGGAGGAGGTGACGGAATGTATCTGTACCTGGGCGCGGTATCTCTAA
- a CDS encoding GAF domain-containing protein, whose amino-acid sequence MSQSPASFPPATGPRNFMAAVTRIGGLLQTPGLLEVKLKETSVALQEALGCELVWLGLLEDKGRAVVCQSGLFPSHNPLLLTHRLLQPGDLEDVVTGHQKLLQIPDIQRDIRCRAWWKAAQEWGICGTVAFPIVHRGEVLGLGVLGQCRWGLMVSAEEEEGLYLVGGLLGGAIAGDEGLARRQEELTSPLLTLAARLRQASDTETILQTVVDELHERLKPTRTVIYWLTNSREFEVRAFTQESSIYYVLPLGMRVAVRDLHGLYQQLCQDRLVSIADTAHDQRGYLSKALVQRLHLQALLAHPIIFQNKLLGYLALEQCDGPRIWTDQEQRLIQGMANLVGVTATQAKLYEMERRRFLEQMLINRIIQDIRNSLDPNEVMGSAVDRLGQGLNVDRCVLLNYDPHGPGLKVLHQFCKPGIPAIADLLPWPQGKADMSMLTAPTPVPIEDTDKDFRFLVWREALRQGSTRSLMICGLAHQGQPNGILCLHRCFVPQPWTYEEREIFQAVADQVGIALGQATLFQQAREQVELETKLNLSARRIRSAGSGEQVLQLLLQELAQMLEAPQVLLAQFGGERWEVLDHHQTHGTTALYNCIDLAPHTPLLEHLLKTEEALALIGPLEGIGAHTYSSLGGRMSSPSTTQLQGVVLVLDRAERKWRHVEKQLLQRLIQEALLTYAQTTAFLKLQQLSRQLKELNQYRNTMVSIASHEMRTPLTSIALFVETLQLDRELVSDQDLEQMQAECTRMTDLLNNLTTLVNLEANTTSFNYCTMVPAQLLEHLHHRIAPLAQEYQAQITLDDQTGGTSITMDEPRLEAVLYSLLENACKHTQAGVHVGLQARIQDQEIWFMVSDNGQGIPAEKLPTLFQPFIRVEDVMNHSKGGAGLGLAIARETVEKLGGTLSVTSTVGRGSSFTVQLPLQPS is encoded by the coding sequence ATGTCCCAATCCCCCGCTTCATTCCCACCCGCTACCGGTCCGCGCAACTTTATGGCTGCGGTCACCCGCATTGGTGGGCTTCTACAAACCCCAGGGCTCCTGGAAGTCAAGCTCAAAGAGACCAGCGTCGCGCTTCAAGAGGCGCTAGGGTGTGAATTAGTCTGGCTGGGACTCCTTGAAGACAAGGGGCGGGCAGTAGTCTGTCAGAGCGGTCTCTTCCCGTCCCATAACCCCCTCCTGCTGACCCACCGCCTCCTACAGCCGGGAGACCTAGAGGATGTGGTGACCGGCCATCAAAAATTACTCCAGATCCCGGATATTCAGCGCGATATCCGCTGCCGCGCTTGGTGGAAAGCCGCTCAGGAATGGGGCATCTGTGGGACCGTGGCCTTCCCCATCGTCCACCGGGGGGAAGTCCTCGGGTTAGGGGTCCTCGGTCAATGCCGCTGGGGCCTGATGGTCAGCGCCGAAGAGGAAGAAGGACTGTATCTGGTGGGGGGCCTGTTGGGCGGGGCCATTGCTGGAGACGAGGGGCTGGCTCGTCGTCAGGAGGAATTGACCTCACCCCTGTTGACCTTGGCTGCCCGCCTACGGCAAGCTAGCGACACTGAGACCATCCTCCAGACTGTGGTGGACGAACTGCACGAACGCCTGAAGCCGACGCGCACCGTCATCTACTGGCTGACCAACTCCCGAGAATTTGAAGTCCGTGCTTTTACCCAGGAATCCTCGATCTACTACGTGCTGCCCTTGGGGATGCGGGTGGCTGTCCGCGACCTCCACGGACTCTATCAACAACTGTGCCAGGACCGGCTTGTCTCGATTGCCGACACCGCCCACGACCAGCGTGGCTACCTCAGTAAAGCCTTGGTCCAGCGACTGCACCTACAGGCGCTGCTGGCCCACCCAATCATTTTCCAAAACAAACTCTTGGGCTACCTCGCCCTCGAACAGTGCGATGGCCCCCGCATTTGGACGGACCAGGAACAGCGGCTGATCCAGGGCATGGCGAATCTGGTCGGGGTCACAGCGACCCAGGCCAAGCTCTATGAGATGGAGCGCCGCCGCTTCTTGGAGCAGATGCTCATCAACCGCATCATCCAGGACATCCGCAACTCCTTGGACCCCAATGAGGTGATGGGCTCGGCGGTGGACCGCTTGGGTCAAGGACTCAATGTGGACCGCTGTGTCCTGCTCAACTACGATCCCCACGGTCCTGGGCTCAAAGTCCTGCACCAGTTCTGCAAACCGGGCATCCCAGCCATTGCCGATCTTTTGCCTTGGCCGCAAGGGAAGGCGGACATGAGTATGCTCACAGCCCCCACCCCTGTCCCCATTGAGGATACGGACAAAGACTTTCGCTTCCTTGTCTGGCGCGAAGCCCTGCGGCAGGGCTCCACCCGCTCCTTGATGATCTGTGGCCTCGCGCACCAGGGACAGCCCAATGGAATCCTCTGTCTGCATCGCTGCTTTGTACCCCAACCCTGGACCTACGAAGAGCGGGAGATCTTCCAAGCGGTGGCTGACCAAGTAGGCATCGCCCTCGGGCAGGCCACGCTCTTTCAGCAGGCCCGCGAGCAGGTAGAGCTGGAGACCAAACTCAATCTGAGCGCCCGACGTATCCGTTCTGCCGGGTCTGGCGAGCAAGTCCTCCAGCTTTTGTTGCAGGAGTTGGCCCAGATGTTGGAGGCTCCCCAGGTCCTGTTGGCCCAGTTTGGAGGCGAGCGATGGGAGGTCCTGGACCACCACCAGACCCACGGAACGACAGCCCTGTACAACTGTATTGATTTGGCCCCCCACACGCCGCTTCTAGAACACCTGCTCAAAACTGAAGAAGCCCTAGCCCTGATCGGCCCCCTGGAAGGCATCGGAGCCCACACCTACAGCAGTTTGGGGGGGAGGATGAGCAGCCCCAGCACCACCCAACTCCAAGGCGTAGTCCTCGTCCTAGACCGAGCTGAGCGCAAATGGCGCCATGTCGAGAAACAACTGCTCCAGCGCCTGATCCAAGAAGCCCTCCTGACCTACGCCCAGACTACGGCTTTCCTCAAGCTCCAGCAGTTGAGTCGGCAGCTCAAGGAACTCAACCAATACCGCAATACGATGGTCTCCATTGCCAGCCACGAGATGCGCACCCCGCTCACTTCAATAGCGCTGTTTGTCGAGACGCTCCAACTGGACCGGGAATTAGTCAGTGACCAGGACCTGGAGCAAATGCAGGCCGAGTGCACCCGCATGACCGACCTACTCAACAACCTCACCACCCTGGTCAATCTGGAGGCCAACACCACTTCTTTCAACTACTGCACCATGGTCCCGGCCCAATTGCTGGAGCATTTACACCACCGAATCGCACCGCTAGCCCAGGAGTATCAGGCCCAAATCACGCTTGATGACCAGACCGGGGGGACGAGTATCACCATGGACGAACCCCGGCTCGAAGCAGTCCTCTACAGCCTTTTGGAGAATGCCTGTAAACACACCCAAGCCGGGGTCCACGTCGGTCTCCAGGCGCGAATTCAGGACCAGGAGATCTGGTTTATGGTCAGCGACAACGGTCAGGGTATCCCTGCCGAGAAGCTACCCACGCTTTTCCAGCCCTTTATCCGAGTCGAGGACGTGATGAACCACTCCAAAGGCGGTGCGGGTCTTGGCCTCGCCATTGCCCGCGAAACGGTCGAAAAATTGGGTGGCACCCTCTCTGTGACCAGTACTGTGGGCCGGGGCTCCTCTTTCACGGTGCAGCTACCCCTACAACCCAGTTAG
- a CDS encoding AmpG family muropeptide MFS transporter yields the protein MKAPQSWLGVFGSRTMASLLLLGFASGLPYLLVRDALQAWLTVSKVDLGTIGFATLVSLPYSLKFLWSPLIDRFVPPWLGRRRGWLVVTQIGLVGAIGLMALQNPRTSLSGVVLVALGIAFLSASQDIAFDAYRTDVLTERELGAGAAVGVLGYRIALLVAGSLALVLADHIPWPAVYLLMAAVMGLSLFATAWAVEPARPAAPPARLADAVRLPFLEFWQRLGAQKAGFVLVFILLYKLGDSLAAAVATSFLLQTGFSQTDIGTLKGGFGLVVTILGTLTGGAILSRIGVNRSLWVFGGLQAVSNLAYVALALTGKNYALMVGTIGIENFSAGLGTAAFVAFLMSLCNPRFSATQYALLSSLMAVSRDIIASPSGKLAELTGWPMFFLITLGAALPGLLLLPLFAPWKRQTSNLHRS from the coding sequence GTGAAAGCACCACAATCCTGGCTGGGGGTTTTCGGGAGCCGGACCATGGCGAGCCTACTGCTGCTGGGCTTCGCCTCGGGACTGCCTTATCTGCTCGTCCGAGATGCACTCCAGGCATGGCTCACTGTCTCGAAGGTGGACTTGGGGACCATCGGTTTTGCGACTTTAGTGAGTCTGCCCTACTCCTTGAAGTTTTTGTGGTCGCCCTTGATAGACCGCTTCGTGCCGCCTTGGTTGGGCCGCAGGCGCGGCTGGCTGGTGGTCACCCAGATAGGTTTGGTTGGGGCCATAGGTCTGATGGCCCTCCAAAACCCCCGCACCTCGCTGTCAGGGGTCGTCTTAGTCGCCTTGGGGATCGCCTTTTTGAGCGCGAGCCAAGACATTGCTTTTGATGCCTACCGCACCGATGTCCTGACCGAGCGGGAATTGGGGGCGGGAGCGGCGGTTGGGGTTTTGGGCTATCGTATCGCCCTGTTGGTGGCGGGCTCGTTGGCGCTGGTCCTAGCCGACCACATTCCTTGGCCTGCGGTCTACCTGCTGATGGCGGCGGTGATGGGGCTGAGTCTGTTTGCCACTGCCTGGGCTGTTGAGCCAGCGCGCCCTGCTGCACCCCCTGCCCGACTCGCCGATGCTGTGCGTCTGCCCTTCCTGGAATTCTGGCAGCGCTTGGGTGCACAGAAGGCTGGGTTTGTCCTGGTTTTTATTCTGCTCTATAAGCTGGGGGATTCCCTGGCTGCGGCGGTTGCCACATCTTTTTTGTTGCAGACGGGGTTTAGTCAAACCGACATCGGCACGCTCAAAGGCGGGTTCGGTCTGGTGGTTACGATCCTGGGAACCTTGACCGGGGGAGCCATCCTCAGCCGGATTGGGGTGAACCGCTCCCTGTGGGTGTTTGGCGGGCTCCAGGCGGTGAGCAATTTGGCCTACGTCGCGCTGGCCCTGACGGGCAAAAATTACGCTTTGATGGTCGGGACAATTGGGATCGAGAATTTCTCGGCGGGGTTGGGGACAGCCGCTTTTGTGGCTTTTTTGATGAGTCTGTGCAACCCTCGCTTTTCGGCTACGCAGTACGCCCTGTTGTCGAGTCTGATGGCGGTGAGCCGTGATATTATCGCCTCTCCGTCCGGGAAGTTGGCGGAGCTGACCGGCTGGCCGATGTTCTTTCTCATCACGTTGGGAGCAGCGCTACCTGGTTTACTGCTGCTGCCGCTGTTTGCGCCTTGGAAGCGTCAGACATCGAATCTTCACAGGAGCTAA